In Callospermophilus lateralis isolate mCalLat2 chromosome 19, mCalLat2.hap1, whole genome shotgun sequence, the following are encoded in one genomic region:
- the Gper1 gene encoding G-protein coupled estrogen receptor 1: protein MDMTSPAHTFGMEIYPGTTQLADSNSTSPELNLSLPLQGTALVNQTGDLSEHQQYVIGLFLSCLYTIFLFPIGFVGNILILVVNISFREKMTIPDLYFINLAAADLILVADSLIEVFNLDEQYYDIAVLCTFMSLFLQINMYSSVFFLTWMSFDRYIALAKAMRSSLFRTKHHARLSCGLIWMASVSATLVPFTAVHLQHTEEVCFCFADVREVQWLEVTLGFIIPFAIIGLCYSLIVRVLVKAHKHRGLRPRRQKALRMIFAVVLVFFICWLPENVFISVHLLQRTQPGAAPCKQSFRHAYPLTGHIVNLAAFSNSCLNPLIYSFLGETFRDKLRLYVEQKTNLPALNRFCHAALKAVIPDSTEQSDVKFSSAV from the coding sequence ATGGATATGACCTCTCCAGCCCACACCTTTGGCATGGAGATTTACCCAGGCACCACACAGCTGGCAGACTCCAACAGCACCTCCCCAGAACTCAACCTGTCTCTTCCACTACAAGGCACTGCCCTGGTGAACCAGACGGGGGACCTCTCTGAGCACCAGCAGTATGTCATTGGCCTCTTTCTCTCCTGTCTTTACACCATCTTCCTGTTTCCCATTGGTTTTGTGGGGAACATTCTGATCCTGGTGGTGAACATCAGTTTCCGTGAGAAGATGACGATCCCCGACCTGTACTTCATCAACCTGGCGGCCGCAGACCTCATCCTGGTGGCCGACTCCCTGATTGAGGTATTCAACCTGGACGAGCAGTACTATGACATTGCTGTGCTCTGCACCTTCATGTCTCTCTTCCTGCAGATCAACATGTACAGCAGTGTCTTCTTCCTCACCTGGATGAGCTTTGACAGGTACATCGCACTGGCAAAAGCCATGCGCTCCAGTCTCTTCCGAACAAAGCACCACGCCAGGCTGAGCTGCGGTCTCATCTGGATGGCCTCCGTCTCAGCCACCCTGGTGCCCTTCACGGCCGTCCACCTGCAGCACACGGAGGAGGTCTGCTTCTGCTTTGCAGACGTCAGGGAGGTGCAGTGGCTGGAGGTCACTCTGGGGTTCATCATTCCCTTCGCCATCATTGGGCTCTGCTACTCCCTCATCGTTCGCGTCCTTGTCAAAGCCCACAAGCACCGAGGCCTGCGACCCCGGAGGCAGAAAGCGCTCCGCATGATCTTCGCCGTGGTCCTGGTCTTCTTCATCTGCTGGCTGCCGGAAAACGTCTTCATCAGCGTCCACCTCCTGCAGCGCACCCAGCCAGGGGCTGCTCCCTGCAAACAGTCCTTCCGCCATGCCTACCCCCTGACCGGCCACATCGTCAACCTCGCAGCTTTCTCCAACAGCTGTCTGAACCCCCTCATCTACAGTTTCCTTGGGGAGACCTTCAGGGACAAACTGAGGCTGTATGTGGAGCAGAAAACAAACCTGCCAGCTCTGAACCGCTTCTGCCACGCCGCCTTGAAGGCAGTCATTCCGGACAGCACCGAGCAGTCAGATGTCAAGTTCAGCAGTGCTGTGTGA